The following proteins are encoded in a genomic region of Streptomyces lunaelactis:
- the sucD gene encoding succinate--CoA ligase subunit alpha, with product MAIFLTKESKVVVQGMTGSEGMKHTRRMLASGTDIVAGVNPRKAGKVIDFDDRAVPVFGSVRAAIEATGADVTVVFVPPPFAKAAVIEAVDTGIPLAVVITEGIPVHDAVVFHAYAAQRGTRVIGPNCPGLISPGQSNAGIIPADIAAKPGRVGLVSKSGTLTYQLMYELREIGFSSAVGIGGDPVVGTTHIDCLAAFEQDPDTELIVLIGEIGGDAEERAAAYIAERITKPVVGYIAGFTAPEGKTMGHAGAIVSGSSGTAHAKKQALEAAGVRVGATPTETSRLVRARLAQPGDVAAH from the coding sequence ATGGCCATCTTCCTCACCAAGGAGAGCAAGGTCGTCGTGCAGGGCATGACCGGCTCCGAGGGCATGAAGCACACACGCCGGATGCTCGCCTCCGGCACCGACATCGTCGCCGGCGTCAATCCGCGCAAGGCGGGCAAGGTCATCGACTTCGACGACCGTGCCGTCCCCGTCTTCGGCTCCGTGCGAGCCGCCATCGAGGCCACCGGCGCGGACGTCACCGTCGTCTTCGTACCGCCGCCGTTCGCCAAGGCCGCCGTCATCGAAGCCGTGGACACCGGCATCCCACTCGCCGTCGTCATCACCGAAGGCATTCCCGTGCACGACGCGGTCGTCTTCCACGCCTACGCCGCGCAGCGCGGCACCCGCGTCATCGGCCCCAACTGCCCCGGCCTGATCAGCCCCGGCCAGTCCAACGCCGGCATCATCCCCGCCGACATCGCCGCCAAGCCCGGTCGCGTAGGACTCGTCTCCAAATCGGGCACGCTCACCTATCAACTCATGTACGAGCTGCGGGAGATAGGTTTCTCGTCCGCGGTCGGCATCGGCGGCGACCCGGTCGTCGGCACCACCCACATCGACTGCCTCGCCGCCTTCGAACAGGACCCGGACACCGAACTCATAGTGCTCATCGGGGAGATCGGAGGTGACGCCGAGGAACGCGCCGCGGCGTACATCGCCGAACGCATCACCAAGCCTGTCGTCGGATACATCGCAGGCTTCACCGCTCCGGAGGGCAAGACGATGGGCCACGCCGGCGCCATCGTCTCGGGCTCCTCCGGCACCGCGCACGCCAAGAAACAGGCCCTCGAAGCGGCAGGTGTACGCGTCGGAGCGACCCCCACCGAGACCTCGCGACTCGTCCGCGCCCGCCTCGCGCAGCCCGGTGACGTCGCCGCCCACTGA
- a CDS encoding aldehyde dehydrogenase family protein translates to MAPTLTAPATLTLKPGTAWADAWQRCLAVAPESFRDDRVLNLWAAGWQADGRALPATSPVDGSPIAGPPRLDADTAQQAVRASLDQHRAWRHIPLAERRARVAAALDALTEHRELLALLLVWEIGKPWRLAQADVDRAIDGVRWYVDGAQPMLEGRTPLPGPVSNIASWNYPMSVLVHAMLVQALAGNAVIAKAPTDGGVSCLTLASALAAREGIPITLVSGSGGQLSEALVRSPEIGCVSFVGGRDTGARIATAVADLGKRHILEQEGLNTWGIWNYSDWDSLTAVIPKLFDYGKQRCTAYPRFVVQRSSFDAFLAAYLPAVRSIRTGHPLAVENPADPLPALDFGPVINAAKAKELGDQVAEAIDRGAVPLHRGTLEEGRFLPGQDTSAYLPPVTLLGPPPSSPLHHAEPFGPVDTIVLVDTEAELLAAMNASNGALVATLSTDDPATYERLAPQIRAFKVGHGKPRSRGDRDELFGGFGASWRGAFVGGELLVRAVTDGPAGERLPGNFPDYQLNA, encoded by the coding sequence ATGGCACCCACCCTCACCGCACCCGCCACCCTCACCCTCAAGCCCGGCACCGCCTGGGCCGACGCCTGGCAGCGCTGCCTCGCCGTCGCGCCCGAGTCCTTCCGGGACGACCGCGTACTGAACCTGTGGGCCGCCGGCTGGCAGGCCGACGGCCGCGCCCTGCCCGCCACCAGCCCCGTCGACGGCAGCCCCATCGCGGGACCGCCGCGTCTGGACGCGGACACCGCCCAGCAGGCGGTACGGGCCTCGCTGGACCAGCACCGCGCCTGGCGGCACATCCCGCTCGCCGAGCGCAGGGCCCGCGTCGCCGCCGCCCTCGACGCCCTCACCGAACACCGCGAGCTGCTCGCCCTGCTCCTGGTCTGGGAGATCGGCAAGCCGTGGCGGCTGGCCCAGGCCGACGTCGACCGTGCGATCGACGGAGTGCGCTGGTACGTCGACGGCGCCCAGCCCATGCTCGAAGGCCGTACGCCCCTGCCTGGCCCGGTCTCCAACATCGCCAGCTGGAACTACCCGATGTCCGTCCTGGTCCACGCCATGCTCGTACAGGCGCTGGCCGGGAACGCGGTGATCGCCAAGGCACCGACCGACGGCGGCGTCTCCTGCCTCACCCTGGCCAGTGCCCTCGCCGCACGCGAGGGCATCCCGATCACCCTGGTCAGCGGCAGCGGCGGCCAGCTCTCCGAGGCCCTGGTCCGCTCCCCGGAGATCGGCTGCGTCTCCTTCGTCGGCGGCCGCGACACCGGGGCACGTATCGCCACCGCCGTCGCCGACCTCGGCAAGCGCCACATCCTGGAGCAGGAGGGCCTGAACACCTGGGGGATCTGGAACTACAGCGACTGGGACTCGCTCACCGCCGTGATCCCCAAGCTCTTCGACTACGGCAAGCAGCGCTGCACGGCCTACCCGCGCTTCGTGGTCCAGCGCAGCTCCTTCGACGCCTTCCTGGCGGCCTACCTCCCCGCCGTACGCTCCATCCGTACGGGCCACCCCCTGGCGGTCGAGAACCCGGCCGACCCCCTGCCGGCCCTGGACTTCGGCCCCGTGATCAACGCGGCGAAAGCCAAGGAGCTGGGCGACCAGGTCGCCGAGGCGATCGACCGCGGGGCCGTCCCACTGCACCGGGGCACCCTGGAGGAAGGCCGCTTCCTGCCCGGCCAGGACACCTCCGCCTACCTCCCGCCCGTCACCCTCCTGGGGCCGCCGCCGTCCTCGCCGCTGCACCACGCGGAACCGTTCGGCCCGGTCGACACGATCGTCCTGGTCGACACCGAGGCGGAGCTGCTCGCCGCGATGAACGCCTCCAACGGTGCGCTCGTCGCCACCCTGTCGACCGATGACCCGGCGACGTACGAGCGACTGGCCCCGCAGATCCGCGCCTTCAAGGTCGGCCACGGAAAGCCGCGCTCGCGCGGTGACCGCGACGAGCTCTTCGGCGGCTTCGGGGCCTCCTGGCGGGGCGCCTTCGTCGGCGGCGAGCTGCTGGTGCGGGCCGTGACCGACGGCCCGGCCGGAGAGCGGCTGCCGGGGAACTTCCCCGACTACCAGCTCAACGCGTAG
- a CDS encoding DUF2254 domain-containing protein, giving the protein MSDRSYRRPRALSPLREHLRDTFWFAPTVGLILVFVLWWGAAELDIKIVAYLQDEQEYETVRDLISFADDTKTIVTTISSAMMTFIGVVFSISLVAVQMASGQLTPRVVRIFVRSRISKLTLTVFLATFVFSLLVLTSYESEADPQRVTSVPLVQSVLTMVLVGLSLLLFIAYVSSTLRLMQVGPVVDHITREAFGMLGRAPIGVRDAAPLAPESAWLAHQGRAGVLRDVNVARLVRAARRQGVVLRLIPRIGDFVVPGMPVLAVHGEGKPSRQALRYTVSVGVERTFTQDLGFGLRQLSDIALRSLSPAVNDPTTAVQCLDRIVQFLAALMKAPLGTAHHRDGKGTVRLVQDAPGWADLVDLGLAEVRLFALGNPQVTRRLLAGIDDLLLLAPEERREPLLRHRALLVQAVERTVPGAAEREFALEPDRQGIG; this is encoded by the coding sequence GTGAGTGATCGCAGCTATCGACGGCCCCGGGCGCTCTCGCCGCTGCGCGAGCATCTGCGGGACACCTTCTGGTTCGCGCCGACCGTGGGGCTGATCCTCGTCTTCGTGCTGTGGTGGGGTGCTGCGGAGCTGGACATCAAGATCGTCGCGTATCTGCAGGACGAGCAGGAGTACGAGACGGTCCGTGATCTCATCTCGTTCGCCGACGACACCAAGACGATCGTGACGACGATCAGCTCGGCGATGATGACCTTCATCGGTGTCGTCTTCAGCATCTCGCTGGTCGCCGTGCAGATGGCGAGCGGGCAGCTCACCCCGCGGGTCGTGCGGATCTTCGTGCGGAGCCGGATCAGCAAGCTCACGCTGACCGTGTTCCTGGCGACGTTCGTGTTCTCGCTGCTGGTGCTGACCTCGTACGAGAGCGAGGCCGATCCGCAGCGGGTCACCTCCGTGCCGCTGGTGCAGAGCGTGCTGACCATGGTGCTGGTCGGGCTGAGTCTGCTGCTCTTCATCGCCTATGTGTCCTCCACCCTGCGGCTCATGCAGGTCGGACCCGTCGTCGACCACATCACCAGGGAGGCCTTCGGGATGCTGGGGAGAGCGCCCATCGGTGTGCGGGATGCGGCGCCGCTCGCTCCCGAGAGTGCGTGGCTCGCGCATCAGGGGCGGGCCGGGGTGCTGCGGGATGTGAATGTCGCACGCCTGGTCCGGGCGGCCAGGCGGCAGGGTGTCGTACTGCGGCTGATCCCGCGCATCGGGGACTTCGTGGTGCCCGGGATGCCGGTGCTGGCGGTGCACGGTGAGGGGAAGCCGTCGCGGCAGGCGCTCCGGTACACGGTGTCCGTGGGGGTGGAGCGCACCTTTACCCAGGATCTCGGGTTCGGGCTGCGGCAGCTGTCGGACATCGCACTGCGCTCACTGTCGCCCGCCGTGAACGATCCGACGACGGCCGTGCAGTGCCTGGACCGGATCGTCCAGTTTCTGGCGGCCCTGATGAAGGCACCGCTCGGGACGGCGCATCACCGGGACGGCAAGGGGACGGTGCGCCTGGTGCAGGACGCTCCCGGGTGGGCCGATCTGGTGGATCTGGGGCTGGCCGAGGTGCGGCTGTTCGCGCTGGGGAATCCGCAGGTGACGCGGCGGCTGCTGGCCGGGATCGACGATCTGCTGCTGCTCGCGCCCGAGGAGAGACGGGAGCCGCTGCTCAGGCACCGCGCGCTCCTGGTTCAGGCCGTGGAGCGCACGGTGCCCGGGGCGGCCGAGCGGGAGTTCGCGCTCGAGCCCGACCGCCAGGGCATCGGTTAG
- the map gene encoding type I methionyl aminopeptidase: MVEIKTDTALEAMREAGRVVAHALAAARAAAAVGVRLRELDEAARTVLTKAGARSPFLGYQPSFAPIPFPAVLCASVNDAVAHGIPDDYRLRDGDLVSIDCGAELDGWTGDAAISFTVGTPRPADLELVAATQQALDAGIAAATTGHRIGDISHAISTVARKADCGMPADFGGHGIGRQMHEDPHVPNHGRPGRGFPLRHGLALALEPMLMAGGRNDYRTDPDGWTLRTIDGSRAAHIEHTIAITEDGPRILTLP, translated from the coding sequence ATGGTGGAGATCAAGACCGACACGGCACTGGAGGCGATGCGAGAAGCCGGACGCGTCGTGGCCCACGCACTTGCGGCTGCCCGCGCGGCGGCAGCTGTGGGAGTTCGCCTGCGCGAGCTCGACGAAGCCGCCCGCACCGTTCTCACCAAGGCCGGAGCGCGTTCTCCGTTCCTGGGCTACCAGCCCTCCTTCGCCCCGATCCCCTTCCCCGCCGTGCTCTGCGCGTCCGTGAACGACGCCGTCGCGCACGGCATTCCCGACGACTACCGTCTGCGCGACGGCGACCTGGTGAGCATCGACTGCGGAGCCGAACTCGACGGCTGGACCGGCGACGCCGCGATCAGCTTCACCGTCGGCACCCCTCGCCCCGCCGACCTCGAACTCGTCGCCGCCACCCAGCAGGCCCTGGACGCCGGCATCGCCGCCGCCACCACCGGCCATCGCATCGGCGACATCTCCCATGCCATCAGCACGGTCGCCCGCAAGGCCGACTGCGGCATGCCGGCCGACTTCGGCGGCCACGGCATCGGCCGCCAGATGCACGAAGACCCCCACGTCCCCAACCACGGACGACCCGGCCGCGGCTTCCCCCTGCGCCACGGCCTCGCCCTCGCCCTCGAACCCATGCTCATGGCCGGAGGACGCAACGACTACCGCACCGACCCCGACGGATGGACCCTGCGCACGATCGACGGCAGCCGAGCCGCCCACATCGAACACACCATCGCCATCACCGAGGACGGCCCCCGCATCCTCACCCTGCCTTGA
- a CDS encoding DUF805 domain-containing protein produces MNWYVDVLKKYAVFSGRARRQEYWMFFLFNVGISIVLAILDAVLGTSILQLIYAVAVFLPSLGVAVRRLHDTDRSGWWLLIGLVPLVGFIILIVFLASEGKAHENAHGPDPKAVPAY; encoded by the coding sequence GTGAACTGGTACGTGGACGTACTCAAGAAGTACGCGGTATTCAGCGGGCGTGCGCGCCGCCAGGAATACTGGATGTTCTTCCTTTTCAACGTCGGCATCAGCATCGTGCTGGCGATCCTCGACGCGGTACTCGGCACGAGCATCCTCCAGCTCATATACGCGGTCGCCGTGTTCCTGCCGAGCCTCGGCGTCGCCGTCCGTCGTCTGCACGACACGGACCGGTCGGGCTGGTGGCTGCTCATCGGGCTGGTCCCGCTCGTGGGCTTCATCATCCTGATCGTCTTCCTCGCGAGCGAGGGCAAGGCGCACGAGAACGCGCACGGCCCGGACCCCAAGGCCGTTCCGGCCTACTGA
- a CDS encoding AAA family ATPase, with the protein MTTALGTSTITLALVAGYAGSGKSEAGKLLAAATGWAMLDKDTISRPMTERLLLALGGDPDDRHSPAYLEHARPLEYECLMKAVWENLECGTSVVAVAPFLAESADAQWTSRVTRRCRRTGARFETLWVDSDLESMRDRLISRNASRDTWKLTHWPTYTNGLDLGLRPVTSHHVIDNRIGASRPLAEQVESVAQRLLGDS; encoded by the coding sequence GTGACCACTGCGTTAGGCACGAGCACCATCACCCTTGCGCTTGTCGCCGGGTATGCCGGATCGGGCAAGTCGGAGGCCGGCAAGCTCCTGGCGGCGGCGACCGGTTGGGCCATGCTCGACAAGGACACCATCAGCCGCCCGATGACCGAGCGACTGTTGCTGGCATTGGGCGGGGATCCGGACGACCGCCACAGTCCCGCCTACCTGGAGCACGCCAGGCCCCTGGAGTACGAGTGCCTGATGAAGGCGGTCTGGGAGAACCTTGAGTGCGGAACGTCCGTGGTCGCCGTGGCGCCGTTCCTCGCCGAGAGCGCCGATGCGCAATGGACGTCTCGGGTGACACGCCGGTGTCGTAGGACCGGAGCCCGTTTCGAGACTCTGTGGGTGGACAGCGACCTGGAATCGATGCGAGACCGGCTGATCTCGCGCAATGCCTCACGCGATACGTGGAAGCTGACGCACTGGCCCACGTACACGAACGGCCTCGACCTCGGCCTCCGACCGGTGACGTCTCACCACGTCATCGACAACCGCATCGGAGCCTCACGCCCGCTGGCCGAGCAGGTCGAGTCCGTCGCGCAACGGCTGCTGGGGGACTCGTGA
- a CDS encoding guanylate kinase — protein MSAIVLYGPPTAGKDTVTAALRSADPRFESVIKLKHGSGRSAGYRFVTAEELDDLRHQGRIIVETRRYGNIYAVDDLSLTQPQERGLIPVTHIGNVTDMRTLLDRSRATSWLRVLLWVPRNVCEARSRERGDTDTPKRLNAWDETAQDVLDSDVRDLFDLVVRTDRTDPETAAKQIAHALEGAPDVLSTEELFATLGLGTDESGARRSATRRRA, from the coding sequence GTGAGCGCGATCGTTCTGTACGGACCCCCCACGGCCGGCAAGGACACCGTGACGGCAGCCCTCCGCTCCGCCGATCCACGCTTCGAATCAGTCATCAAGCTCAAGCACGGGAGCGGCCGGTCAGCCGGATACCGGTTCGTCACCGCCGAGGAACTCGACGACCTGCGCCACCAGGGCAGGATCATTGTGGAGACCCGGCGTTACGGCAACATCTACGCGGTCGATGACCTCTCCCTCACGCAGCCGCAGGAGCGGGGCCTGATCCCCGTCACCCACATCGGTAACGTCACTGACATGCGCACGCTGCTGGACCGCAGTCGGGCGACCTCGTGGCTGCGCGTGCTCCTCTGGGTTCCAAGGAACGTGTGCGAGGCACGGTCCCGCGAACGGGGCGACACCGATACGCCGAAGCGGCTCAACGCCTGGGACGAGACCGCACAGGACGTTCTCGACTCCGATGTACGGGACCTGTTCGACCTGGTGGTACGCACGGACCGGACGGATCCGGAGACGGCTGCCAAGCAGATCGCCCACGCGCTCGAGGGGGCACCGGACGTCTTGAGTACGGAGGAGCTGTTCGCGACTCTCGGGCTCGGCACGGACGAAAGCGGGGCTCGCCGGAGCGCGACTCGGCGCCGTGCCTGA
- a CDS encoding SDR family NAD(P)-dependent oxidoreductase: protein MDQREEAEESAATAPDVTYGLRGKSFLVTGGSRGLGYAAARLLAAEGASLAICGRDPDTLVRASSELRKDFDAQVVTGSVDALAPDELEDFTRQAGSALGGLDGLVANIGGKRGGGLLDSTREDWQATWELNGGHAVRTVRSALDSLRPGSSVVIVASISGWKPRFPAQYGAAKASEIYLAGALCQELAPYGVRVNTVSPGSMLLPGKSWDRLRRRDPEAYEAYAERNPGGRLLNAEEVARVITFLLSPASGAVNGAHIPVDGGQPQAGLGTVPGPAERGGHVSG, encoded by the coding sequence ATGGACCAGCGTGAAGAGGCCGAGGAGAGCGCGGCGACAGCGCCGGATGTCACGTACGGACTGCGTGGCAAATCGTTCCTGGTGACCGGTGGCAGCAGGGGACTGGGCTATGCGGCCGCCCGACTGCTCGCCGCCGAGGGAGCGTCTCTCGCGATCTGTGGCCGCGACCCCGACACCCTTGTACGGGCCTCCTCCGAGCTGCGCAAGGACTTCGACGCCCAGGTCGTGACGGGATCCGTGGACGCCCTGGCGCCGGATGAACTGGAGGACTTCACCCGGCAGGCCGGGAGCGCACTCGGCGGCCTCGACGGCCTGGTCGCCAACATCGGAGGCAAGCGGGGTGGCGGGCTCCTCGACTCGACCCGCGAGGACTGGCAGGCGACCTGGGAGCTGAACGGCGGCCACGCGGTGCGCACCGTGCGGTCGGCGCTGGACAGTCTGCGTCCCGGCAGCTCCGTGGTGATCGTCGCCTCCATCTCCGGCTGGAAGCCCCGCTTCCCGGCACAGTACGGGGCGGCCAAGGCGTCGGAGATCTACCTCGCGGGTGCCCTGTGTCAGGAACTCGCCCCGTACGGGGTCCGGGTCAACACCGTCAGCCCTGGTTCGATGCTCCTGCCGGGCAAGAGCTGGGACCGCCTGCGCCGACGTGACCCGGAGGCTTATGAGGCGTACGCAGAACGCAACCCCGGCGGGCGCCTGCTGAACGCTGAGGAGGTCGCCCGGGTTATCACCTTCCTCCTCTCACCGGCCTCCGGAGCCGTGAACGGTGCCCACATCCCGGTTGACGGCGGCCAGCCGCAGGCGGGGCTGGGGACGGTTCCGGGCCCGGCAGAGCGGGGCGGACACGTGAGTGGATGA
- a CDS encoding STAS domain-containing protein, producing MRTRWPALLENCRLESPAGELDLASAPAFGALLWGMDAQAGADWLIVDLRAVTFMDCSPLHDLCAAWDRSEVTGRWTRVVYDQDRIGQLLRLTSLLERFPRYASIEDAWRHQPIASLRDD from the coding sequence ATGCGAACCAGATGGCCCGCCCTGTTGGAGAACTGCCGCCTGGAGTCCCCGGCCGGGGAGCTCGACCTCGCGTCGGCCCCGGCGTTCGGCGCCCTGCTGTGGGGCATGGACGCCCAGGCCGGCGCGGACTGGCTGATCGTCGATCTGAGGGCGGTGACGTTCATGGACTGCAGCCCCCTGCACGACCTGTGCGCCGCCTGGGACCGCAGCGAGGTGACCGGCCGGTGGACCCGGGTGGTCTACGACCAGGACCGCATCGGCCAGCTCCTGCGCCTGACCTCCCTGCTGGAGCGCTTCCCCCGATATGCCAGCATCGAGGACGCCTGGCGCCACCAGCCCATCGCCTCCCTGCGAGATGATTAG
- a CDS encoding helix-turn-helix domain-containing protein produces MEQRAPGDQGVRDDAGPRPEDEPGSGVVTAFGRQLKLLRVRAGLERPEFGKRVGYAGQSVASFEQGRRIPPARFIDRADEVLDAGGLLRALKEEVARAQYPAFFRDAARLETEAVELFLYAVQAIPGLLQTEEYMRALLAMRRPLLDEDTIEMRVAARSARQEIFSRWPAPLISFVIEEHVLRRPFGGKPVLRGVLEHALLIGQKRNVEIQVMPTDREDNAGVDGPFTLITRKGSEQVAYLEVQGRSILLSEREEVRSVAARYGIIRSQALTPRESLGFIEKLLGEV; encoded by the coding sequence ATGGAACAGCGCGCGCCGGGCGATCAGGGCGTACGGGATGACGCCGGGCCCCGGCCGGAGGACGAACCCGGATCGGGCGTGGTGACCGCGTTCGGGAGGCAGTTGAAGCTGCTCCGGGTCAGAGCGGGTCTGGAGCGGCCCGAGTTCGGGAAGCGCGTGGGCTACGCGGGACAGTCGGTCGCATCCTTCGAGCAGGGACGCCGCATCCCGCCGGCGAGGTTCATCGACCGGGCGGACGAGGTGCTGGATGCGGGGGGTTTGCTCCGGGCGCTGAAGGAGGAGGTCGCGCGGGCGCAGTACCCGGCGTTCTTCCGGGATGCGGCGAGGTTGGAGACCGAGGCGGTCGAACTGTTCCTGTACGCCGTTCAGGCCATCCCCGGTCTTCTCCAGACCGAGGAGTACATGAGGGCTCTACTCGCCATGCGGCGACCACTGTTGGACGAGGACACCATCGAGATGCGTGTGGCCGCACGCAGTGCACGGCAGGAGATCTTCAGCCGCTGGCCAGCGCCCTTGATCAGCTTCGTGATCGAGGAGCATGTACTGAGAAGGCCGTTCGGCGGCAAGCCTGTCCTGAGGGGAGTGCTCGAACACGCTCTCCTGATCGGACAGAAGCGCAATGTGGAGATCCAGGTCATGCCGACCGACCGGGAGGACAATGCGGGGGTGGACGGCCCGTTCACGCTGATCACGCGGAAGGGCAGCGAACAGGTCGCGTACCTGGAGGTCCAAGGGCGCAGCATCCTGCTGTCCGAGCGAGAAGAAGTCCGCTCAGTGGCTGCGCGTTATGGGATCATCCGGTCTCAGGCTCTCACTCCACGAGAGTCCCTGGGATTCATCGAGAAGTTGCTGGGAGAGGTATGA